Proteins found in one Planococcus citri chromosome 2, ihPlaCitr1.1, whole genome shotgun sequence genomic segment:
- the LOC135836641 gene encoding uncharacterized protein LOC135836641, translating into MASSNLDDLMPRPLLKPSPMEEICARPEVPEVSLVFDCASGKSNKINSPLAHQSRSFQQSASLLDTNDFILERHYQSLSSSKSPTPSSLANTALRTPLKLDDRGVFAAKKVSFSPHGLKNDSNTLELNATETHHHKNENAVCPCNHETIVGLQHHHNPKCTSDERKACHCTSCSNDSLDYSWEHSTSIQRILKNFERKMNTKVSYDDLQKTELKIENILLKHKCKYDKLGENCITRDEFNRVIKNYESQINLLQLRVEELTQKLSYSSHFIGSSCNNEMKKCNYTDDLIPGRSPSTPVINAVKCPNHECCSSNRIPNGNILANGKHYVNDDAVIPTNNYPQFNGQPAKLYNQILQQTKSHSDCCRNQGNFQNIDHRDALRERPLNFENHVMIQTTNTQSPPKQYDQTPLTVQKSNTNQHVTQQSQHSSNQPPHLSHDHQLTLKEKNEDQLLGSENIRVDWTFYNNIVEDVKNLMQKNPKSLDPNADTIELIKKATVDQLQKMGINFENRNQNEKNFTNDHQNNKFISTNLAASPDVSFRMNSVAMKYVSETSPDVEYHNKKSPVNDVSFRSNCNNVSIATLQYMERYQLLPNSDQRYGGNSIGFNKHEQHVAQEHRHRTLKPNQNNDKSFIY; encoded by the exons ATGGCATCTAGTAATTTAGATGATTTGATGCCTCGTCCGCTGCTCAAGCCATCTCCAATGGAA GAAATATGCGCCAGACCAGAAGTTCCAGAAGTATCATTAGTTTTTGACTGCGCTTCTGGTAAATCAAATAAGATCAACTCGCCTTTGGCCCATCAAAGCAGAAGCTTCCAACAATCCGCTTCCTTACTGGATACCAACGATTTTATTTTGGAGCGTCACTATCAATCGCTTTCGAGTAGTAAATCGCCAACTCCTTCTTCACTCGCGAATACCGCCTTGAGAACACCTCTGAAACTGGACGACCGTGGTGTATTCGCTgcgaaaaaagtttcattttcaccaCACGGGCTAAAAAATGACTCGAATACTTTGGAACTAAATGCTACAGAAACACATcaccataaaaatgaaaatgcggTTTGTCCCTGTAATCACGAAACCATTGTTGGCCTGCAACATCATCACAATCCCAAGTGTACATCGGATGAAAGAAAAGCTTGTCATTGTACTTCTTGCTCGAACGATAGCCTTGATTATTCTTGGGAACATTCTACCTCCATTCAGcgtatattgaaaaatttcgaacgaAAAATGAACACTAAAGTTTCATACGACGATTTGcaaaaaactgaattaaaaatcgaaaatattctaCTGAAGCATAAATGTAAATACGATAAATTAGGAGAAAATTGCATTACAAGAGACGAATTTAACcgagttatcaaaaattacgaaagtCAGATTAATTTATTACAATTACGAGTCGAAGAACTGACGCAGAAATTATCGTATTCGTCCCATTTCATTGGTTCTTCGtgtaataatgaaatgaaaaaatgtaactaCACAGATGACCTCATTCCTGGAAGAAGTCCTTCGACTCCAGTAATTAACGCTGTTAAATGCCCGAACCATGAATGCTGTTCCTCtaatcgaattccaaatggAAACATTTTAGCGAATGGTAAACATTACGTGAACGACGATGCTGTGATACCCACCAATAATTACCCTCAATTTAATGGCCAGCCTGCCAAATTGTATAATCAAATATTGCAACAAACGAAAAGTCATTCAGATTGTTGCCGTAAtcaaggaaattttcaaaatattgatcatCGTGATGCTTTGCGGGAGAGACCTTTGAACTTTGAGAACCATGTTATGATCCAAACAACGAATACTCAATCGCCACCTAAGCAATATGATCAAACACCGCTCACCGTTCAGAAATCGAA caCGAATCAACATGTCACTCAACAATCTCAACATTCCTCTAATCAGCCTCCGCATTTGTCGCATGATCATCAGTTgacattgaaagaaaaaaatgaggatCA ATTACTTGGTTCTGAGAATATTCGTGTAGACTGGacattttataataatattgTC gaagatgtaaaaaatttgatgcaGAAAAATCCCAAATCATTGGATCCTAACGCTGATACGATTGAACTGATTAAAAAAGCCACCGTagatcaacttcaaaaaatgggTATAAACTTCGAAAACCGgaatcaaaatgaaaa GAACTTTACAAATGATCATCAAAATAACAAATTCATTTCGACTAATTTAGCTGCCTCGCCTGATGTAAGCTTTCGTATGAACAGTGTAGCTATGAAATATGTGTCTGAAACGTCACCTGATGTAGAATACC ATAATAAAAAATCACCCGTGAACGATGTTTCTTTTCGTAGCAATTGCAATAATGTCTCGATAGCTACTTTGCAATACATGGAACGATATCAATTATTGCCCAACAGCGATCAACGATATGGAG GAAATTCTATCGGGTTTAATAAACATGAACAGCACGTTGCGCAAGAACATCGTCATAGGACTCTCAAGCCAAATCAGAACAATGACAAAAGTTTTATATACTGA
- the MagR gene encoding iron-sulfur cluster assembly 1 homolog, mitochondrial, with protein MSRIVAAATVRALKSKRTIPSRAALVLTPSAVDKIKKILDGKSEYIGLKIGVKQRGCNGLSYTLDYVKEKGKLDEEVIQDGVRVLIDAKAQLTLLGTEMDYVETKLASEFVFNNPNIKGTCGCGESFTV; from the exons ATGAGTAGAATTGTCGCAGCGGCCACGGTAAGAGCCCTCAAAAGTAAACGTACCATACCGTCAAGAGCTGCTCTTGTTTTG actCCCTCAGCTGtagataaaatcaaaaaaatactcgatggAAAATCAGAATAC ATTGGTTTGAAAATCGGCGTTAAGCAGCGAGGATGTAATGGGCTCAGTTATACTTTGGATTATGTCAAAGAAAAGGGAAAACTTGACGAAGAAGTTATACAAGATG GCGTTCGTGTTTTAATTGATGCGAAAGCTCAATTAACATTACTTGGGACTGAAATGGATTACGTGGAGACGAAATTAGCATCGGAATTCGTTTTCAACAATCCGAATATTAAAGGTACCTGTGGCTGTGGAGAAAGTTTTACTGTCTAG
- the LOC135836643 gene encoding mediator of RNA polymerase II transcription subunit 26-like translates to MSAISVSWLNVSWGAVYIETNYGLMQHSPKEITNKLLGALDSEYNVVDMPTVFEVVAVLEKTPITLEILETTRLGKLINECRRKTNNEALAKRAKLLVRQWRDMINENSSSQSASANRALSPAITPNVIAPASTLSSYSSSSSSSASLAVPQHNGTNAIRSSLHRSAERIGTPSISPALSVGRNDGIVSPASSLSPGGRDPKVESVPKTHVANKRLRKAASPDIGEPPAKASKANGAMFVDKPRDISLPPSPVVVAAAVAAESEPATTEDDEYSRLRDQPSTVMMADDDAPSIDGHPSTVVTESVPQPDPALPKKRSRKKANKKRVTEDDLLKEKLVAMSKTARVKTTEELVAGLNSRTEASTSIMPSLSNNIHSTDGDPTSSNFAGSGIASITESAKLEQHLKLDPETRVEREIASITAKLPPLNINEISWSSPEPSPPSTPKPITDEDVDRYLQQQWDGVNGCMTHSPFTRIPAADGTAESSDNQNSEFREWHEMVARRTLNDDLIHILPYSIVD, encoded by the exons ATGTCGGCCATAAGTGTAAGTTGGCTTAATGTATCGTGGGGTGCTGTCTATATCGAGACCAATTACGGCCTCATGCAGCATTCTCCTAAAGAAATTACGAATAAGTTATTAGGAGCTTTGGATTCGGAGTACAAT GTTGTGGATATGCCTACTGTATTTGAAGTTGTGGCTGTGTTGGAGAAAACACCTATCACACTGGAAATACTTGAG ACAACACGACTGGGCAAACTTATCAACGAGTGTCGGAGAAAAACCAACAATGAAGCGTTGGCGAAACGAGCTAAACTTCTGGTACGTCAGTGGCGTGACATGATCAATGAAAACTCTTCGTCGCAGTCAGCATCAGCGAATCGCGCCTTATCGCCGGCAATAACTCCGAACGTGATAGCTCCAGCGTCGACTTTGTCGTCGTACTCTTCATCTTCTTCATCGTCCGCATCGCTCGCAGTGCCTCAGCATAATGGCACGAACGCGATACGTTCCTCTTTACACAGATCCGCCGAACGCATCGGTACGCCGTCTATATCGCCAGCTCTGTCAGTGGGTCGAAACGACGGAATAGTGAGTCCTGCATCTTCCTTGTCGCCGGGTGGACGCGACCCTAAAGTAGAATCCGTGCCTAAAACGCACGTAGCCAATAAACGTTTAAGGAAAGCAGCGTCGCCAGATATCGGCGAACCGCCAGCCAAAGCGAGTAAAGCAAACGGTGCTATGTTCGTCGATAAACCTCGCGACATTTCATTGCCGCCGTCGCCtgtcgtcgtcgccgccgcTGTAGCAGCAGAATCAGAACCTGCGACTACGGAAGACGACGAATACTCGCGTTTACGCGATCAACCGTCGACTGTGATGATGGCTGACGACGATGCACCGTCTATCGATGGTCACCCTTCTACCGTGGTTACTGAAAGTGTTCCACAGCCTGATCCGGCGTTGCCTAAGAAACGTAGTCGTAAAAAAGCGAACAAGAAACGCGTCACCGAGGACGATCTTCTCAAGGAGAAATTAGTCGCTATGTCGAAGACTGCTCGCGTTAAAACCACCGAAGAACTGGTGGCCGGATTGAACTCGCGAACCGAAGCGTCCACCTCAATCATGCCTAGTCTTTCTAATAATATCCACTCTACCGACGGCGATCCTACGTCGTCCAACTTTGCCGGATCCGGAATCGCCTCCATTACCGAATCTGCTAAACTAGAACAACACCTCAAGCTCGATCCGGAGACACGAGTGGAACGAGAAATAGCCTCCATTACGGCCAAATTACCGCCTTTAAACATAAACGAAATAAGTTGGAGTTCGCCCGAACCGTCGCCTCCTTCTACTCCTAAACCAATCACAGATGAAGATGTGGATAGATACTTACAGCAGCAATGGGATGGCGTTAATGGTTGTATGACACATTCACCTTTTACTCGTATACCAGCTGCCGATGGGACCGCAGAATCCAGCGATAACCAAAATAGTGAGTTTAGAGAATGGCACGAAATGGTCGCCAGAAGAACGTTAAACGATGATTTAATACATATACTGCCGTACAGTATAGTCGACTGA
- the RanBPM gene encoding ran-binding protein 9 isoform X3 — protein sequence MGIGLSGQGVNMNRLPGWDKHSYGYHGDDGHSFCSSGTGQPYGPTFTTGDVIGCGVNLIENTAFYTKNGHNLGTAFTDLPPNLYPTVGLQTPGEVVDANFGQSPFVFDIEDMMKELRAKIRNTIYDYPIPDNYGQWQSVLQKMVSTYLVHHGYCATAEAFARGTGQAFDEEITSIKNRQRILKLVLNGKMGEAIETTSKIYPGLLEHNRNLLFMLKCRQFVEMVNGTDTEVCPPRCPRSQQNLHSSPTSTPPQPTSVIQSTKSLNNNNVNSNKNNRQNNDLVDEMNTTNILLNGANGVESVKNGVCENDIEMISQPTIIIEDKINGSTPAPITKSATNGTTNGYQNGTSHDDSVEDMDIDPPSNNNSSNHSNVNKKELCGGSQPAVKRMLEFGRELFLLSVQLRQELGKSETNKKMLQDAFSLLAYSNPWNSPVGWQLDPQQRESVCATLNSAILESSNLARRPPLEVAVAHTTELISLMSSSGLGSCAFANFEDLLH from the exons GATGGGATAAGCACTCGTACGGATATCACGGAGACGACGGCCATTCATTTTGCTCTTCAGGAACAGGCCAACCTTACGGACCGACATTTACGACCGGCGACGTTATCGGTTGCGGTGTGAATCTGATCGAAAATACCGCATTTTATACGAAAAACGGCCACAATTTAGGCACAGCTTTCACCGATTTACCT CCTAATCTATATCCAACCGTCGGTTTGCAAACGCCTGGCGAAGTGGTGGATGCAAATTTCGGCCAATCACCATTTGTGTTCGATATTGAAGACATGATGAAAGAACTGAGGGCTAAAATTAGAAACACCATTTACGACTATCCCATACCAGATAATTACGGACAATGGCAATCCGTTcttcaaaa AATGGTTTCTACGTATCTTGTTCACCACGGTTATTGCGCTACAGCCGAAGCATTTGCTCGCGGTACCGGTCAAGCATTTGACGAGGAAATCACATCAATCAAAAACCGACAAA GAATATTAAAATTAGTGTTGAATGGCAAAATGGGAGAAGCAATAGAAACGACTTCTAAAATATATCCGGGCCTGTTAGAACACAACAGAAATCTGTTGTTCATGTTAAAATGTCGCCAATTTGTTGAGATGGTCAACGGTACCGATACCGAAGTATGTCCGCCGAGGTGTCCGCGCAGCCAACAGAATTTACATTCTTCACCAACGTCTACACCTCCCCAGCCAACCTCTGTTATTCAATCAACTAAGTCACTTAATAATAACAACGTTAATAGTAACAA AAACAATCGTCAAAATAATGATCTCGTAGATGAGATGAACACCACTAATATTCTGTTGAACGGAGCCAACGGTGTTGAATCAGTGAAAAATGGCGTTTGCGAAAATGACATCGAAATGATAAGTCAACCGACGATTATAATCGAAGATAAAATCAACGGTTCGACGCCCGCTCCAATTACCAAAAGTGCCACCAACGGCACGACCAACGGGTATCAAAATGGTACCTCTCACGATGATAGTGTCGAAGATATGG ATATAGATCCGCCGTCGAATAATAATTCTTCTAATCATTCTAATGTTAATAAAAAAGAATTATGTGGTGGTAGTCAACCAGCAGTTAAAAGAATGTTAGAATTCGGTCGAGAATTATTTTTACTCAGCGTACAATTGAGACAAGAACTGGGTAAAAGTGAAACTAATAAGAAAATGTTACag GATGCTTTTAGTTTGCTAGCTTATTCAAATCCATGGAATAGTCCAGTCGGCTGGCAATTAGACCCTCAACAAAGAGAATCAGTTTGCGCTACACTTAATTCTGCCATCTTAG AATCAAGTAATCTAGCCCGACGTCCACCTTTAGAAGTAGCCGTAGCTCATACGACCGAATTAATATCACTTATGTCGTCTTCTGGTCTCGGATCATGCGCTTTCGCCAATTTTGAAGATCTCCTACACTGA